A genomic window from Oceanispirochaeta sp. M1 includes:
- a CDS encoding RpiB/LacA/LacB family sugar-phosphate isomerase, protein MKIAVISETSAADKNKDILQALENTDHSIVNCGMKFKGENPELQYIHTGFMAGLLLNSKRVDYVIGGCGTGQGFLNSVMQYPGVFCGHILTPLDAWLFTQINGGNCISLALNQGYGWAGDVNLDFLIQRLFSVQSGCGYPAQRQIPQGESRKKLADISTIAHRSFGEIISKLPDNIVNPVLRYPGFLDTLDITTIENSELKNALSDRI, encoded by the coding sequence ATGAAGATAGCTGTTATCAGTGAAACAAGTGCTGCAGATAAAAATAAAGATATTCTACAGGCTTTGGAGAATACAGATCACAGCATTGTGAATTGCGGTATGAAGTTTAAGGGTGAAAATCCTGAACTGCAATATATACATACTGGATTTATGGCCGGTCTGCTTCTGAATTCCAAAAGAGTGGATTATGTCATAGGGGGATGCGGTACAGGGCAAGGATTCCTAAACTCGGTCATGCAGTATCCCGGAGTCTTCTGCGGGCATATACTGACCCCTCTTGATGCCTGGTTGTTTACCCAGATCAATGGTGGAAACTGTATTTCTCTAGCCCTTAATCAGGGCTATGGCTGGGCCGGTGATGTGAATCTTGATTTTTTGATCCAGCGTCTCTTCAGTGTGCAATCTGGTTGCGGGTATCCTGCTCAGAGACAAATACCTCAAGGAGAAAGCCGCAAAAAACTTGCCGATATTTCGACTATTGCCCATAGATCTTTTGGTGAAATTATATCAAAACTTCCGGATAATATTGTTAATCCTGTTTTAAGATATCCTGGATTTCTAGATACTCTGGATATTACTACGATTGAGAATTCAGAGTTGAAGAATGCACTTTCAGATAGAATATAA